Proteins found in one Labrenzia sp. VG12 genomic segment:
- a CDS encoding precorrin-8X methylmutase — protein sequence MPSYDYEKDPAAIYRQSFSIVRSEAQLSHLPDGLKPVAVRLIHACGMTDLPHDLMWSDDVVEAAQAAFAGGAAVLCDVEMVAHGIIRSRLPEDSDVICTLNDPQVPVLAEKLGTTRSAAAIELWRDRLDGAVVAVGNAPTALYHLLEMVAAGGPRPAVVLGFPVGFVGAAESKDALADNPFSLPYLAVSGRRGGSAMAAAAVNALAAGLPEER from the coding sequence ATGCCGTCCTACGACTATGAAAAGGACCCGGCGGCGATCTACCGCCAGTCCTTTTCGATCGTGCGGTCGGAAGCACAGCTGTCGCATCTGCCGGACGGGCTCAAACCCGTTGCAGTGCGGTTGATCCATGCCTGCGGCATGACAGATCTGCCGCACGATCTCATGTGGTCGGACGATGTTGTCGAGGCGGCTCAAGCCGCGTTTGCCGGTGGTGCCGCAGTGTTGTGCGACGTTGAGATGGTGGCCCATGGCATCATCCGCTCCCGACTGCCCGAAGACAGCGACGTGATCTGCACGCTGAACGACCCGCAGGTGCCGGTGCTTGCCGAAAAACTCGGCACAACACGCTCGGCAGCGGCCATCGAACTCTGGCGGGATCGGCTGGACGGTGCGGTTGTTGCTGTCGGAAATGCCCCGACTGCGCTCTATCATCTCCTGGAAATGGTCGCGGCAGGCGGCCCGAGACCGGCTGTCGTACTCGGTTTTCCGGTCGGCTTTGTCGGCGCTGCGGAATCCAAGGACGCACTGGCCGACAACCCGTTCAGCCTCCCCTATCTTGCCGTAAGCGGTCGCCGGGGCGGCTCCGCCATGGCAGCCGCTGCGGTCAACGCCCTTGCCGCCGGCCTTCCGGAGGAGCGCTGA
- a CDS encoding PepSY domain-containing protein, translating to MSTLPSDVEAASGKSRFYLAAWRWHFYAGIYVVPFLIMLAVTGLGMMYIAVFDGRDGEKITVTASGDPVSLSAQSEAALAGFGDEARLVEWIGAKSAEGANVFRVNEAGTNTMVAVDPYAGAVIETWNRRDGWYDLFNDIHGTLLIGTTGDRLIEVAAGLSIVLIVTGLYLWWPRAGNRSSFVPELKARGRDLWKSLHKVVGAYVALILLVFLVSGLAWAGIWGEKFVQAWSTFPAEKWFNVPLSDETHASMNHGAIKDVPWGLEQTLMPASGSDAGLDAIPEGIAVNLDSVAAFGRAIGYQGRFRVSFPNGDAGVWTINQDSMSNDSENPMVDRTVHLDQYTGKILADVGFADYSLAAKGMAVGIAFHEGDMGLWNIVLNTVFCLSVIFLCVSGLVMWWLRRPKGAALRIFAPKSPDDLPHWRGAMILMLFLSLAFPLVGITLLTVLALDYLIVKRVPVLRRALG from the coding sequence ATGAGCACACTTCCCTCAGACGTCGAAGCTGCGTCCGGCAAAAGCCGCTTTTATCTTGCGGCCTGGCGCTGGCACTTCTACGCCGGCATCTATGTCGTTCCCTTCCTTATCATGCTGGCCGTCACCGGCCTTGGCATGATGTATATCGCCGTCTTTGATGGCCGTGACGGTGAAAAGATCACCGTGACCGCCAGCGGTGATCCGGTCAGCCTGTCGGCGCAGTCGGAGGCGGCCCTTGCCGGCTTTGGTGACGAGGCCAGGTTGGTCGAGTGGATCGGAGCGAAAAGCGCCGAAGGCGCAAACGTCTTTCGCGTCAACGAGGCCGGCACCAACACCATGGTGGCCGTCGACCCTTACGCCGGGGCTGTCATTGAAACCTGGAACCGCCGCGACGGCTGGTACGATCTTTTCAACGACATTCACGGGACCTTGCTGATCGGGACAACAGGCGACCGGCTCATCGAGGTTGCGGCCGGGTTGAGCATCGTTCTGATCGTCACCGGGCTCTATCTGTGGTGGCCGCGCGCCGGCAACCGATCCTCCTTCGTGCCGGAACTCAAGGCGCGGGGCCGTGATCTCTGGAAGAGCCTGCACAAGGTGGTCGGTGCCTATGTGGCTCTGATCCTGCTGGTGTTTCTGGTCAGCGGGCTGGCCTGGGCAGGTATCTGGGGGGAAAAATTCGTCCAGGCCTGGAGCACGTTCCCGGCAGAAAAATGGTTCAACGTTCCGCTGTCCGATGAAACCCATGCGTCCATGAACCACGGTGCCATCAAGGATGTGCCCTGGGGACTTGAACAGACCCTGATGCCGGCCTCCGGGTCCGATGCCGGTCTGGATGCGATCCCGGAGGGCATCGCGGTCAATCTCGACAGCGTTGCCGCCTTCGGCCGGGCCATCGGCTATCAAGGCCGTTTCCGGGTGAGTTTTCCGAACGGTGACGCGGGGGTCTGGACCATCAACCAGGATTCCATGAGCAACGATTCTGAAAACCCGATGGTCGACCGCACCGTGCATCTCGACCAGTATACCGGCAAGATCCTGGCGGATGTCGGTTTTGCCGACTATTCCCTTGCCGCCAAGGGCATGGCTGTGGGCATCGCCTTTCACGAAGGCGACATGGGTCTCTGGAACATCGTGCTGAACACCGTGTTTTGCCTGTCGGTGATCTTCCTGTGTGTCAGCGGACTGGTGATGTGGTGGCTGCGCCGTCCGAAGGGCGCGGCCTTGCGCATCTTTGCTCCGAAGTCACCGGACGACCTTCCGCACTGGCGCGGGGCCATGATCCTGATGCTGTTCCTGTCGCTGGCCTTTCCGCTGGTCGGGATCACGCTTCTTACCGTGCTGGCGCTGGACTATCTGATCGTCAAGCGCGTCCCCGTGCTGCGCCGGGCTCTGGGGTAG
- a CDS encoding DUF6732 family protein — protein MTRYLTFAGLGAVLLPTSAYAHAGHLGELAGHAHWVGAAALAGAALVAGVIALKDRKKKQDEADTEAKADDAEPAGEAAQ, from the coding sequence ATGACCCGATATCTGACATTTGCCGGCCTGGGCGCCGTTCTGCTGCCGACTTCCGCCTATGCCCATGCCGGGCACCTGGGCGAACTTGCCGGTCATGCCCATTGGGTCGGCGCTGCCGCGCTCGCCGGCGCGGCCCTGGTTGCGGGTGTTATCGCCCTGAAGGACCGGAAGAAAAAACAGGACGAAGCTGACACCGAAGCGAAGGCCGACGATGCGGAACCCGCCGGAGAAGCAGCACAATGA
- a CDS encoding sirohydrochlorin chelatase, translating into MSEKLGLMICGHGSRNKGAVKQFAQLAEGLKARFPDWPVEYGYLEFANPVIHDGLNKLREAGCTRVLAVPGMLFAAGHAKNDIPSVLNTYQAMHPEMTISYGRELAVDTRMVKAAAARIQEAIDAADSDVPLHETLLMVVGRGASDPDANSNVTKITRLLWEGFGFGWAETCYSGVTFPLVGPGLEHAAKLGYKRVIVFPYFLFTGVLVQRIYGTTDEVAANHPDIEFLKAGYLNDHPQVIDTMADRVQEILQGANLMNCQMCKYREQVLGFEAEVGLAQESHHHHVEGLGAEAECQLCEEFCTGACEKQVRAGGHHHHDHSHDHSHGHGHHHHDHGHEHDHGHAHDHHHHPYPHADHPHGPKSLNREG; encoded by the coding sequence ATGAGTGAAAAACTCGGACTGATGATCTGCGGCCATGGCAGCCGCAACAAGGGTGCTGTCAAACAGTTTGCACAGCTGGCGGAAGGCCTGAAGGCCCGGTTCCCGGACTGGCCGGTGGAATACGGCTACCTGGAATTCGCCAATCCGGTGATCCATGACGGCCTGAACAAGCTGCGGGAGGCCGGCTGTACGCGCGTGCTTGCCGTGCCCGGCATGCTGTTTGCCGCCGGCCATGCCAAGAATGACATCCCCTCGGTGCTCAACACCTATCAGGCGATGCATCCTGAAATGACCATTTCCTACGGCCGGGAACTGGCCGTCGACACGCGCATGGTCAAGGCCGCCGCAGCGCGCATCCAGGAAGCGATCGACGCCGCCGACAGCGACGTGCCGCTGCACGAAACCCTGCTGATGGTGGTCGGGCGCGGCGCTTCCGATCCGGATGCCAATTCCAACGTCACCAAGATCACCCGCCTTTTGTGGGAAGGCTTCGGCTTCGGCTGGGCCGAGACCTGCTACTCCGGCGTGACTTTCCCGCTGGTCGGACCCGGCCTCGAACACGCGGCCAAGCTTGGCTACAAGCGCGTCATCGTGTTCCCGTATTTCCTTTTCACTGGCGTGCTGGTGCAGCGAATCTACGGCACGACGGATGAGGTCGCCGCCAATCATCCGGATATCGAGTTCCTGAAGGCCGGTTACCTGAACGATCATCCGCAGGTGATCGACACCATGGCCGACCGGGTGCAGGAGATCCTGCAGGGCGCCAACCTGATGAACTGCCAGATGTGCAAGTACCGGGAACAGGTGCTCGGCTTCGAGGCGGAAGTCGGACTCGCCCAGGAAAGCCACCACCACCATGTGGAAGGTCTCGGAGCGGAAGCCGAGTGCCAGCTTTGCGAGGAGTTCTGCACCGGCGCCTGCGAGAAGCAGGTCCGCGCAGGTGGTCATCATCACCATGACCATTCCCATGATCACAGTCACGGACATGGGCATCACCATCATGACCACGGGCATGAACATGATCACGGGCATGCCCATGATCATCACCATCACCCCTATCCGCATGCGGACCATCCGCACGGACCGAAATCGCTGAACCGGGAAGGTTAG